One segment of Streptomyces sp. TG1A-8 DNA contains the following:
- a CDS encoding SDR family oxidoreductase: MNDVKPLALVTGASSGIGLELAKQLAERGHDLVINAEDEAGLQRAAQQIRTAGATVQAVRADLRLADEVEALHRAVTAAGRPLAVAVLNAGVGRGGAFTDTDLADELDIIDLNVRSTVHLAKHVVRDMAARDEGRILVTSSIASTMPGSFQAVYNASKSFLQSFTQALQNELKDTGVTLTALMPGPTETDFFHRAGMDDTRIGQQDKDDPAQVAQQGLDALFSGKDKLVAGSAKTKAQGLADKVLPDRLKGEAHRKMAEPGSGDQE, translated from the coding sequence ATGAACGACGTCAAACCTCTCGCCCTCGTCACGGGCGCGTCCAGCGGTATCGGTCTCGAACTGGCCAAGCAGCTCGCCGAGCGGGGCCACGACCTGGTCATCAACGCCGAGGACGAGGCCGGCCTGCAGCGGGCGGCCCAGCAGATCCGGACGGCCGGCGCCACGGTGCAGGCGGTCCGGGCGGATCTGCGCCTCGCCGACGAGGTCGAAGCCCTCCACCGGGCGGTCACCGCGGCAGGCCGGCCGCTCGCTGTCGCTGTCCTGAACGCCGGGGTGGGGCGCGGTGGCGCCTTCACGGACACCGACCTGGCCGACGAGCTGGACATCATCGACCTCAACGTCCGTTCGACCGTGCACCTGGCCAAGCACGTCGTGCGGGACATGGCGGCCCGGGACGAGGGCCGCATCCTCGTCACCTCCTCCATCGCGTCCACGATGCCCGGCTCCTTCCAGGCCGTGTACAACGCGTCCAAGTCGTTCCTGCAGTCGTTCACCCAGGCCCTGCAGAACGAGCTGAAGGACACCGGCGTCACGTTGACCGCGCTGATGCCCGGCCCCACCGAGACGGACTTCTTCCACCGGGCCGGCATGGACGACACCAGGATCGGCCAGCAGGACAAGGACGACCCCGCCCAGGTCGCGCAGCAGGGACTGGACGCCCTCTTCTCGGGCAAGGACAAGCTCGTCGCAGGCTCCGCGAAGACCAAGGCGCAGGGACTGGCCGACAAGGTGCTCCCGGACCGGCTCAAGGGTGAGGCCCACCGCAAGATGGCCGAACCCGGCTCCGGCGACCAGGAATGA
- a CDS encoding helix-turn-helix domain-containing protein, which translates to MITSLRSPDTPDVGAVLRRWRDRRGVSQLELASRAGSSARHISFIETGRARPSHTLLMKLAEHLDMPLRDRNSLLVSAGFAPQFPETPLDDPSMKTLSGELERLLAVHDPNPALVHDSHYRIVEANRSLLALISGAAPHLLEPPINTMRLTLHPEGLAPAIRNLAQWRTHLLGQMERQIALSGSAAIAELYREVAAYPVPDGGPSAPVSGNAYALPLWIDWRGRQLSFVSMLATFNTPLDVTVSELAIETFLPSDPETAAALREMTGEVRPPEPGPGSR; encoded by the coding sequence ATGATCACCTCGCTGCGGTCACCCGATACCCCCGACGTCGGCGCCGTTCTGCGCAGGTGGCGGGATAGACGGGGAGTCAGCCAGCTCGAACTGGCCTCCCGGGCCGGCAGCTCCGCCCGGCACATCAGTTTCATCGAAACCGGCCGCGCCAGGCCCAGTCACACCCTTCTGATGAAGCTCGCCGAACACCTCGACATGCCGCTGAGGGACCGCAACAGTTTATTGGTGTCTGCCGGATTCGCCCCGCAATTCCCCGAAACTCCGCTCGATGACCCCTCGATGAAGACGCTCAGCGGGGAACTCGAACGGCTGTTGGCCGTCCACGATCCGAACCCGGCCCTCGTGCACGACAGCCACTACCGTATCGTCGAAGCCAATCGCAGTCTGCTCGCCCTGATCTCGGGCGCGGCCCCCCACCTGCTGGAACCGCCCATCAACACGATGCGCCTGACGCTCCACCCGGAGGGCCTGGCCCCCGCGATCCGCAACCTCGCACAGTGGCGCACCCATCTGCTGGGCCAGATGGAACGGCAGATCGCGCTGAGCGGCTCGGCGGCCATCGCGGAGCTCTACCGGGAAGTGGCGGCCTACCCGGTCCCCGACGGTGGGCCCTCGGCGCCGGTTTCCGGCAACGCCTACGCGCTGCCGCTGTGGATCGACTGGCGGGGCAGGCAGCTCTCCTTCGTGTCGATGCTGGCGACCTTCAACACGCCCCTGGACGTGACCGTCTCCGAGCTGGCAATCGAGACCTTCCTGCCTTCGGACCCGGAGACGGCCGCCGCCCTGCGGGAGATGACCGGCGAGGTCAGGCCCCCGGAACCCGGTCCAGGAAGCCGCTGA
- a CDS encoding AfsR/SARP family transcriptional regulator, whose translation MDFRLLGPLEIRAGDQVSTVGGARQRTLLAILLVDSGRLLSVDQLYGELWGEAPPPTMGNSLQAHVYRLRRTLQQISHPTAGPRLLNRSSGYVLELNGATVDTNTFHQTVSRARARMYTDPVAAHALFKEALSLWQGEPFQGIAQGPRCRSIALQLKEEYLTALEDKLSLDIDIADPVRTIGELKRMSAAHPWRERIIELLMLALYRAGRQAEALETYYSTRRRLVEELGIEPSVQLRELLREILAQETRTHRPAFARSARVPVTSGN comes from the coding sequence TTGGACTTCAGGCTCCTCGGACCACTGGAGATCCGGGCCGGCGACCAGGTCAGTACCGTCGGAGGTGCCCGCCAGCGCACCCTGCTGGCCATCCTGCTCGTCGACAGCGGACGGCTGCTCTCCGTGGACCAGCTGTACGGAGAATTGTGGGGCGAGGCCCCGCCGCCCACCATGGGCAACTCGCTCCAGGCGCACGTGTACCGGTTGCGCCGCACGCTGCAGCAGATCTCGCACCCGACGGCCGGCCCCCGTCTGCTCAACCGCTCCTCCGGCTACGTCCTCGAACTGAACGGTGCGACGGTCGACACCAACACCTTCCACCAGACGGTCTCCCGGGCACGGGCCCGCATGTACACCGATCCCGTCGCCGCGCACGCCCTGTTCAAGGAGGCGCTCTCCCTGTGGCAGGGCGAACCGTTCCAGGGCATCGCCCAGGGTCCCAGGTGCCGCAGCATCGCCCTCCAGCTCAAGGAGGAGTACCTCACCGCGCTCGAGGACAAGCTCTCGCTCGACATCGACATCGCCGACCCGGTCCGCACCATCGGTGAACTCAAGAGGATGAGCGCCGCTCACCCGTGGCGCGAGCGCATCATCGAGCTGCTCATGCTCGCCCTGTACCGGGCGGGCCGCCAGGCCGAGGCGCTGGAGACCTACTACAGCACCCGGCGCCGGCTCGTCGAGGAGCTGGGCATCGAACCCTCCGTCCAGCTCAGGGAGCTGCTGCGGGAAATCCTCGCCCAGGAAACCCGGACGCACAGGCCGGCCTTCGCGCGGAGTGCCCGGGTCCCGGTGACCAGCGGCAACTGA
- a CDS encoding thioesterase II family protein, whose product MSAAGSARRARWFVTSDAAPDAPYQVFLFPHAGGTAPMYQAWAATLPSTMHVHTLQLPGRQERLGEEPFKDVAPLLDALQEAFEAELDGRPYLLFGHSFGGLLAYRLAVAAESSGLPVPALLAVSGWAPALESAKELEGVAEMSDDGLLARVRQLGLMPDDAALDPATLATIMPALRSDFLVAGGYQDDGAPAPCPVAAYCGTADPIVSPGDMAGWSALSQDFLGVTEFPGGHFYFFEHAAAVQHGLQRHLRRLAAHM is encoded by the coding sequence ATGAGCGCCGCGGGGAGCGCGCGGCGCGCCCGGTGGTTCGTCACGTCCGACGCCGCCCCCGATGCCCCGTACCAGGTGTTCCTGTTCCCGCATGCCGGTGGCACGGCTCCCATGTACCAGGCGTGGGCGGCCACCCTGCCCTCCACGATGCACGTCCACACGCTGCAGCTCCCCGGACGCCAGGAGAGGCTGGGAGAGGAACCGTTCAAGGACGTGGCACCGCTGCTGGACGCCCTGCAGGAGGCGTTCGAGGCCGAGCTCGACGGCAGGCCCTACCTGCTCTTCGGGCACAGCTTCGGTGGGCTGCTGGCGTACCGGCTGGCCGTGGCCGCCGAGTCGAGCGGCCTGCCGGTTCCCGCGCTCCTGGCGGTGTCCGGCTGGGCTCCCGCGCTGGAATCGGCGAAGGAGCTGGAGGGCGTCGCCGAGATGTCCGACGACGGACTGCTGGCCCGGGTACGGCAGCTGGGGCTGATGCCGGACGACGCGGCGCTCGACCCGGCCACCCTGGCCACGATCATGCCGGCGCTGCGCAGCGACTTCCTGGTCGCCGGGGGTTACCAGGACGACGGGGCGCCGGCGCCCTGCCCCGTCGCCGCGTACTGCGGCACGGCCGACCCGATCGTGAGCCCGGGGGACATGGCCGGCTGGTCGGCACTGTCCCAGGACTTCCTCGGCGTCACCGAGTTCCCCGGGGGCCACTTCTACTTCTTCGAGCACGCAGCCGCGGTCCAGCACGGTCTCCAACGCCACCTGCGCCGGCTGGCCGCGCACATGTGA
- a CDS encoding glycoside hydrolase family 19 protein: MSKRRPSARLAALLAAIVVGTATPALLPGAEASAASCSSYPSWTAGRSYVTGDIVRYTDGKAYIAEHDNPGYDPVISTWYWEPYACDGGSTDPSGSFVVSEAQFNQMFPNRNSFYTYNGLKAALSAYPGFANTGSDTVKKQEAAAFLANVSHETGGLVYVVEQNTANYPHYCDWSQPYGCPAGQAAYYGRGPIQLSWNFNYKAAGDALGIDLLNNPNLVQTDASVAWKTGLWYWNTQTGPGTMTPHNAMVNGAGFGQTIRSINGSLECDGKNPAQVQSRVDAYQRFVQILGTTAGANLYC, translated from the coding sequence GTGTCGAAGCGCCGCCCCTCCGCCCGACTTGCCGCCCTGCTGGCCGCGATCGTGGTCGGCACCGCGACTCCGGCGCTGCTGCCGGGCGCGGAAGCTTCCGCCGCGTCCTGTTCGAGCTACCCGAGCTGGACGGCCGGCAGGTCCTACGTCACCGGCGACATCGTCCGCTACACCGACGGCAAGGCCTACATCGCGGAGCACGACAACCCCGGCTACGACCCGGTCATCAGCACCTGGTACTGGGAACCCTACGCCTGCGACGGCGGCTCCACCGACCCCTCCGGCAGCTTCGTCGTGAGTGAGGCGCAGTTCAACCAGATGTTCCCGAACCGGAATTCGTTCTACACCTACAACGGTCTGAAGGCGGCCCTGAGCGCGTACCCGGGCTTCGCCAACACGGGCAGCGACACCGTGAAGAAGCAGGAGGCCGCGGCTTTCCTCGCCAACGTCAGCCACGAAACCGGCGGGCTCGTCTACGTGGTGGAGCAGAACACCGCCAACTACCCGCACTACTGCGACTGGAGCCAGCCCTACGGATGCCCGGCCGGGCAGGCGGCCTACTACGGCCGCGGGCCCATCCAGCTCAGCTGGAACTTCAACTACAAGGCGGCGGGCGACGCGTTGGGCATCGACCTGCTCAACAACCCCAACCTGGTGCAGACGGACGCCTCCGTCGCCTGGAAGACCGGGTTGTGGTACTGGAACACGCAGACGGGCCCCGGCACGATGACCCCCCACAACGCGATGGTCAACGGCGCCGGATTCGGCCAGACCATCCGCAGCATCAACGGATCACTGGAGTGCGACGGCAAGAACCCCGCGCAGGTCCAGAGCCGGGTGGACGCCTACCAGCGCTTCGTCCAGATCCTGGGCACCACGGCGGGCGCCAACCTCTACTGCTGA
- a CDS encoding NAD(P)/FAD-dependent oxidoreductase, which produces MSEDYEVVIIGAGMSGLGMAARLKEAGRHAFTVLEKAASVGGTWRENTYPGAACDVRSHLYWYSFGEQPDWSHIYAGQPEILRNLERFTEAHGLGEYIRFGTEVTQASWSSGEGVWVLHTARGEEVRARVLVAAWGQLNRPAPARVEGVDTFTGVQVHTARWPEDLDVTGKRVACIGSAASAVQLVPAIAPATERLTVFQRSPNYLIARQDRVLTDEERASLLAEPDRYQAMRDAMYHERDGWVVALSNDANPVRGEFLRAARELLEAQVPDEGLRKVLTPGYAFGCKRVLISDDYYPALGRDNVELVTEPITRIEPEGIRTADGRLHDVDVIVHATGFEPLDRTGGVDVVGRDLRSLREVWKEGPQAYLGMAVNGFPNMFMLYGPNTNVGHHSILFMVECQIAYVLQALEALDAVPSGRVDVDPEVQGRYNEELQRKLADTAFSAGCASWYKTQDGKVVNNWPSSIEEYRERTAVFVPQDYALE; this is translated from the coding sequence ATGAGCGAAGACTACGAAGTGGTCATCATCGGTGCCGGGATGTCGGGCCTCGGCATGGCCGCCCGGTTGAAGGAAGCCGGACGGCACGCGTTCACGGTGCTGGAGAAGGCCGCGTCGGTCGGCGGCACCTGGCGGGAGAACACCTACCCGGGTGCCGCCTGCGACGTGCGGTCCCACCTGTACTGGTACTCCTTCGGCGAGCAGCCCGACTGGAGCCACATCTACGCCGGGCAGCCGGAGATCCTCCGCAACCTCGAACGCTTCACCGAGGCCCACGGTCTCGGTGAGTACATCCGTTTCGGCACCGAGGTCACCCAGGCGTCGTGGTCGTCGGGGGAGGGGGTCTGGGTCCTGCACACCGCGCGCGGCGAGGAGGTGCGCGCACGGGTCCTGGTCGCGGCGTGGGGGCAGCTGAACAGGCCGGCCCCGGCGCGCGTCGAAGGGGTGGACACCTTCACGGGTGTGCAGGTGCACACCGCGCGCTGGCCCGAGGACCTGGACGTGACCGGCAAGCGGGTCGCCTGCATCGGCAGCGCGGCCAGCGCCGTCCAGCTGGTGCCCGCCATCGCCCCGGCGACCGAGCGGCTGACGGTGTTCCAGCGGTCCCCCAACTACCTGATCGCCCGGCAGGACCGGGTGCTGACCGACGAGGAGCGCGCCTCGCTCCTCGCGGAGCCCGACCGCTACCAGGCGATGCGCGACGCCATGTACCACGAGCGCGACGGATGGGTCGTGGCCCTGAGCAACGACGCCAACCCGGTCCGGGGGGAGTTCCTGCGCGCCGCCCGGGAACTGCTCGAGGCCCAGGTGCCGGACGAGGGCCTGCGGAAGGTGCTCACCCCGGGCTACGCGTTCGGCTGCAAGCGGGTGCTCATCAGCGACGACTACTACCCGGCACTGGGCCGCGACAACGTCGAACTCGTCACCGAGCCCATCACCCGCATCGAGCCGGAGGGCATACGGACCGCGGACGGCCGTCTCCACGACGTCGACGTGATCGTGCACGCCACGGGTTTCGAGCCGCTCGACCGGACCGGCGGGGTGGACGTGGTCGGACGGGACCTGCGGTCCCTGCGCGAGGTGTGGAAGGAGGGCCCCCAGGCGTACCTCGGCATGGCGGTCAACGGCTTCCCCAACATGTTCATGCTCTACGGCCCGAACACCAACGTGGGCCACCACTCGATCCTCTTCATGGTGGAGTGCCAGATCGCGTACGTGCTGCAGGCGCTGGAGGCACTGGACGCCGTCCCGTCAGGGCGGGTGGACGTGGATCCCGAGGTCCAGGGGCGCTACAACGAGGAACTCCAGCGGAAGCTGGCGGACACCGCCTTCAGCGCCGGCTGCGCGAGCTGGTACAAGACGCAGGACGGCAAGGTGGTCAACAACTGGCCGTCCAGCATCGAGGAGTACCGGGAACGCACCGCGGTCTTCGTGCCGCAGGACTACGCCCTGGAATGA
- a CDS encoding antitoxin produces MGKLGDMANKAKELAKGHPDQADKGVAGAERMIDERTGDKYDAQTDKAADAVRRSYGGDDTTER; encoded by the coding sequence ATGGGCAAGCTGGGAGACATGGCGAACAAGGCCAAGGAACTGGCGAAGGGCCACCCCGACCAGGCCGACAAGGGTGTCGCGGGCGCCGAGCGGATGATCGACGAGCGTACGGGCGACAAGTACGACGCCCAGACCGACAAGGCCGCCGACGCGGTGCGCCGTTCCTACGGGGGCGACGACACGACGGAGCGCTGA
- a CDS encoding protein kinase family protein produces the protein MDEAGSGHAARVSAHAAVGARLSLFSDRRLRDVVAAAPGSGSGIGGRSAEIEVEGRRVFVKRVPLTDLELRPEHVRSTANLFGLPLFYQYGAGSAGFGAWRELAAHLMTTAWVLRNEYAGFPLLHHWRVLPDSAPVGFADALGGVEGAVAHWEGSPAVRRRLEAIGRSSTSLVLFLEHVPRTLAAWLADRHRAQGPGPADEAAYQWVEEALSRGTEFMSAHGMVHFDTHFANLLTDGRQVYFADFGLASSREFELSPEEGAFLAEHLVYDRSYAPSHLLRHHLPDSVRGGTEPGAFLRAWAGGHRPDGVPPGIGEIIDRHAPHAVVLDDFHRRLLTRSKRTPFPATAIERALARASMPGR, from the coding sequence ATGGATGAAGCCGGGTCGGGGCACGCCGCGCGAGTGTCCGCCCACGCGGCAGTGGGAGCACGGCTGTCCCTGTTCAGCGACCGTCGGCTGCGGGACGTGGTGGCCGCCGCACCGGGTTCCGGTTCCGGCATCGGCGGCAGGTCGGCGGAGATCGAGGTCGAGGGCAGACGCGTCTTCGTCAAACGGGTTCCGCTGACGGACCTCGAACTGCGGCCCGAGCACGTCCGGTCGACCGCCAACTTGTTCGGTCTCCCGCTCTTCTACCAGTACGGGGCCGGGTCGGCGGGTTTCGGCGCCTGGCGTGAGCTGGCCGCACACCTCATGACCACGGCCTGGGTGCTGAGGAACGAGTACGCGGGTTTCCCGCTGCTGCATCACTGGCGCGTCCTGCCCGACAGCGCCCCCGTCGGTTTCGCCGACGCGTTGGGGGGCGTCGAGGGGGCCGTCGCGCACTGGGAGGGGTCGCCTGCCGTGCGCCGCCGGCTGGAAGCCATCGGGAGGTCCTCCACCAGCCTGGTCCTCTTCCTGGAGCACGTGCCCCGGACGCTCGCCGCGTGGCTCGCCGACAGGCACCGCGCGCAAGGACCGGGACCGGCGGACGAGGCGGCCTACCAGTGGGTCGAGGAGGCGCTGTCGCGGGGCACGGAGTTCATGAGCGCGCACGGAATGGTCCACTTCGACACGCACTTCGCCAACCTGTTGACCGACGGCCGGCAGGTCTATTTCGCGGACTTCGGGCTCGCGTCGAGCCGGGAGTTCGAACTCTCACCGGAGGAGGGCGCCTTCCTCGCCGAGCACCTCGTGTACGACCGCTCGTACGCACCGAGCCACCTGCTTCGCCACCACCTGCCCGACAGCGTGCGCGGCGGTACCGAACCCGGGGCCTTCCTGCGTGCGTGGGCCGGGGGTCACCGGCCCGACGGGGTCCCGCCCGGCATCGGGGAGATCATCGACCGCCACGCCCCGCACGCGGTCGTCCTGGACGACTTCCACCGGCGGCTGCTCACGCGGAGCAAGCGCACTCCGTTCCCCGCGACCGCGATCGAACGGGCCCTGGCCCGCGCATCGATGCCGGGGAGGTGA
- a CDS encoding nuclear transport factor 2 family protein: protein MTTYAAAAERYFAAWNADGAEAIAKAVSDAFTADATYTDPLADVSGHDGIAAAIAGAQSQFPGFEFRLKGEVDGNHHIARFSWDLVSRADGSSPAGGSDVITLAEDGRIRSVSGFLDRVPGA, encoded by the coding sequence ATGACGACGTACGCCGCCGCTGCCGAGCGCTACTTCGCCGCCTGGAACGCCGACGGAGCCGAGGCGATCGCCAAGGCCGTGTCCGACGCCTTCACGGCGGACGCCACCTACACCGACCCGCTGGCCGACGTGTCGGGTCACGACGGGATCGCCGCGGCGATCGCCGGCGCCCAGTCCCAGTTCCCCGGCTTCGAGTTCCGGCTGAAGGGGGAGGTCGACGGCAACCACCACATCGCCCGCTTCTCCTGGGACCTGGTGTCGAGGGCCGACGGGTCCTCCCCCGCCGGCGGCTCCGATGTCATCACGCTGGCCGAGGACGGCCGCATCAGGTCCGTCAGCGGCTTCCTGGACCGGGTTCCGGGGGCCTGA
- a CDS encoding SDR family NAD(P)-dependent oxidoreductase, with translation MQAGKVAFVSGAGRGIGAAAARLFTREGARVLLAARTEARLEEVTEQVRAAGGTADYVVCDLADPAGVRAAVDRAVGLYGRLDVAFNNGAAIQRPGPMDQLPEADFDHVHAVNLKGAWLAVVAEVAAVRVTAGTGAVVNNPSVGSLAGNPELPAHGAMKRAVSSPTESAAITYGPEGIRVNAIASGNALTGMIRAWEADCPGPQERLRAHTPLRRGADPAEIAEAAAWLLSDRSSCVTGAVLRVDGGARA, from the coding sequence CTGCAGGCCGGGAAGGTCGCCTTCGTCAGCGGTGCCGGTCGCGGCATCGGGGCCGCGGCGGCGCGGCTGTTCACCCGGGAGGGCGCCCGGGTGCTGCTCGCGGCCCGGACGGAGGCCCGGCTGGAGGAGGTGACCGAGCAGGTCCGCGCGGCGGGCGGCACCGCGGACTACGTCGTGTGCGACCTGGCCGACCCGGCCGGCGTGCGCGCCGCCGTGGACCGCGCCGTGGGCCTGTACGGTCGGCTCGACGTCGCCTTCAACAACGGGGCGGCCATCCAGCGGCCCGGCCCGATGGACCAGCTCCCCGAGGCGGACTTCGACCACGTCCACGCCGTCAACCTCAAGGGTGCCTGGCTGGCCGTGGTCGCCGAGGTGGCCGCGGTCCGGGTCACCGCCGGCACGGGCGCCGTCGTCAACAACCCCTCGGTCGGCAGCCTGGCGGGCAACCCCGAGCTGCCCGCCCACGGCGCGATGAAGCGGGCGGTCAGCAGCCCCACCGAGTCGGCCGCCATCACCTACGGCCCCGAAGGCATCCGCGTCAACGCGATCGCCTCCGGCAACGCGCTGACCGGGATGATCCGCGCGTGGGAGGCGGACTGCCCCGGCCCGCAGGAACGGTTGCGGGCCCACACACCGCTGCGCCGCGGGGCCGATCCGGCCGAGATCGCCGAGGCCGCCGCCTGGCTGCTCAGCGACCGCTCCTCCTGCGTGACCGGTGCGGTTCTGCGGGTGGACGGCGGTGCCCGGGCCTGA
- a CDS encoding 2'-5' RNA ligase family protein: MHSVELLPDRATGRTVEDVWRRLLESGLPSQAAHRHPTNRPHLTLATVDTLAPRVRDQLERELAVLPLPLCLDGVVRFTGRYRVLAWAVRADDALLRLHETVWRTLRDAPGSGRLNPLHDPVRWVPHITLGRGRDAVWPGPDDDLFGGTAAPSAVLTGWWTDARHYDSVTRVTGRIGF, from the coding sequence GTGCACAGCGTGGAACTGCTGCCGGACCGTGCGACCGGGCGGACCGTCGAGGACGTGTGGCGCCGCCTGCTGGAGTCGGGCCTGCCCAGCCAGGCCGCGCACCGGCATCCGACGAACCGTCCGCACCTCACCCTCGCCACGGTCGACACCCTTGCGCCGCGGGTCCGCGACCAGCTGGAGCGGGAGCTGGCCGTCCTGCCCCTTCCGCTGTGCCTGGACGGCGTCGTGCGGTTCACCGGCCGGTACCGGGTGCTCGCCTGGGCGGTCCGGGCCGACGACGCCCTGCTGCGCCTGCACGAGACGGTCTGGCGGACGCTGCGCGACGCGCCGGGGAGCGGTCGGCTCAACCCACTGCACGACCCGGTCCGCTGGGTCCCGCACATCACGCTCGGCCGCGGACGCGACGCCGTCTGGCCCGGTCCGGACGACGACCTGTTCGGAGGGACCGCCGCGCCGTCCGCCGTCCTGACGGGCTGGTGGACCGACGCGCGGCACTACGACTCGGTCACCCGCGTGACCGGGCGCATCGGTTTCTGA
- a CDS encoding long-chain-fatty-acid--CoA ligase — MTTTVRPRTLQAVISGRARLQPDCPAVVCEGRTVTYAELDRDSDRTAQVLLSAGIGPGSRVGYLGKESVEYWELAFACAKTGAVLVPVNWRLTAQEVDHILRDSGTELLLVDEEHLPVATAVRAGLPTLRTVLRADAAADDPDGLAARKAAVRAGATDAAADDEESPVVQIYTSGTSGLPKGVVLPHRSFFNVAEAMESHGLDWFDWKPGDRSLIGLPGFHIGGLSYGMQAFNAGATVVSLPTFVSSHAVRVIEEQRVTTAIVAPAMLELMLAEPAAARGALGSLRKIVYGGSPISEDLLRRALDVLDCDFLQIYGSSETGNFAVCLPPADHVVGSPRLRAAGRPYPGIEIRIEDTDGKPLPAGAVGEVCVRTPARMLGYWRLPEATAKTVVDGWVRMGDAGYLDEDGYLHVRDRVNDMIIVAGENVYPAEIEEALVQHPAVAEAAVVGLPHERWGESVHARVVLEPGGQAGPRDLLLFLHGRLAGFKIPTSYDFAEALPRNPSGKVLRRAVRAELAVPAAG; from the coding sequence ATGACCACGACAGTGCGACCGCGTACGCTGCAGGCCGTGATCTCCGGCCGGGCGCGGCTGCAACCCGACTGCCCGGCCGTCGTCTGCGAGGGCCGGACCGTCACCTACGCCGAGCTGGACCGGGACAGTGACCGCACGGCGCAGGTCCTGCTCTCGGCCGGGATCGGCCCCGGTTCCCGGGTGGGCTACCTCGGCAAGGAATCGGTGGAGTACTGGGAGCTGGCCTTCGCCTGCGCGAAGACCGGTGCGGTGCTCGTGCCCGTCAACTGGCGGCTGACCGCACAGGAGGTGGACCACATCCTGCGCGACTCGGGCACCGAGCTGCTCCTGGTGGACGAGGAGCACCTGCCGGTCGCCACCGCGGTGCGGGCGGGACTGCCCACCTTGCGCACGGTGCTGCGCGCGGACGCCGCCGCCGACGATCCCGACGGACTGGCGGCGCGCAAGGCCGCCGTGCGCGCCGGGGCCACCGATGCGGCCGCGGACGACGAGGAGAGCCCGGTCGTGCAGATCTACACGAGCGGTACCAGCGGTCTGCCCAAGGGTGTCGTCCTACCCCACCGCAGTTTCTTCAACGTGGCCGAGGCGATGGAGAGCCACGGACTGGACTGGTTCGACTGGAAACCCGGCGACCGCAGCCTGATCGGGCTGCCGGGCTTCCACATCGGCGGTCTGTCCTACGGCATGCAGGCGTTCAACGCGGGCGCCACCGTCGTGTCCCTGCCCACCTTCGTCAGCTCCCACGCGGTGCGGGTGATCGAGGAGCAGCGGGTCACCACCGCCATCGTGGCCCCCGCGATGCTGGAGCTGATGCTCGCCGAGCCCGCCGCCGCCCGCGGCGCCCTGGGCTCGCTGCGCAAGATCGTCTACGGGGGCTCCCCGATCAGCGAGGACCTGCTGCGCCGGGCGCTGGACGTGCTCGACTGCGACTTCCTGCAGATCTACGGCAGCAGCGAGACCGGCAACTTCGCCGTCTGCCTGCCACCGGCCGACCACGTCGTCGGCAGTCCCCGGCTGCGGGCGGCGGGCCGGCCCTACCCGGGCATCGAGATACGGATCGAGGACACCGACGGCAAGCCGCTGCCCGCCGGTGCGGTGGGGGAGGTCTGTGTGCGCACCCCCGCCAGGATGCTCGGTTACTGGCGGCTGCCCGAGGCCACGGCGAAGACCGTGGTCGACGGCTGGGTCAGGATGGGGGACGCCGGCTACCTGGACGAGGACGGCTACCTCCACGTCCGCGACAGGGTCAACGACATGATCATCGTGGCCGGGGAGAACGTGTACCCGGCCGAGATCGAGGAGGCCCTCGTCCAGCACCCGGCCGTGGCCGAGGCGGCCGTGGTGGGCCTTCCGCACGAACGGTGGGGCGAATCCGTCCACGCCCGGGTGGTGCTGGAACCGGGCGGGCAGGCCGGGCCCCGGGACCTGCTGCTGTTCCTCCACGGCCGCCTGGCCGGCTTCAAGATCCCCACGTCGTACGACTTCGCCGAGGCGCTGCCGCGCAATCCCAGTGGCAAGGTCCTGCGACGGGCGGTGCGGGCGGAACTGGCCGTCCCCGCGGCCGGCTGA